In Streptomyces canus, one DNA window encodes the following:
- a CDS encoding alpha/beta hydrolase: MAERVLAGTQGPLTVREWPHDRPRYVALLVHGYGEHAGRYEELAGVLVAHGAAVFGPDHTGHGRSAGERVLIEDFEDVVTDVHTVADMTRNAHPGVPLVMVGHSMGGLIAARFAQRYGTELAALVLSGPVIGAWELPGALLALDEIPDTPISPASLSRDPAVGAAYRADPLVWHGPMKRPTVEAFARTLETVSGSGDVGPLPLLWLHGDDDRLVPLAGSRVGVEELRGGTFAERIYAGARHEVFNETNRAAVFADVTDFIDAVLTR, from the coding sequence ATGGCCGAGCGCGTCCTCGCCGGAACTCAGGGCCCCCTCACCGTGCGCGAGTGGCCCCACGACCGGCCCCGGTACGTAGCACTCCTCGTGCACGGCTACGGCGAGCACGCCGGCCGGTACGAGGAGCTCGCCGGGGTCCTCGTGGCGCACGGCGCGGCCGTCTTCGGGCCGGATCACACCGGGCACGGGAGGTCCGCAGGCGAGCGCGTCCTGATCGAGGACTTCGAGGACGTGGTCACGGATGTGCACACGGTGGCCGACATGACCCGGAACGCCCACCCCGGGGTGCCCCTCGTGATGGTCGGGCACTCCATGGGCGGTCTGATCGCCGCCCGCTTCGCCCAGCGGTACGGCACCGAGCTCGCCGCGCTCGTGCTGTCGGGGCCGGTGATCGGCGCCTGGGAGCTGCCGGGGGCGCTGCTCGCCCTCGACGAGATCCCCGACACGCCCATCAGCCCGGCCTCGCTCTCCCGCGACCCGGCGGTGGGCGCGGCGTACCGGGCCGATCCCCTCGTCTGGCACGGTCCGATGAAGCGGCCCACGGTGGAGGCCTTCGCCCGCACCCTGGAGACCGTGTCCGGGAGCGGTGACGTCGGCCCGCTGCCGCTGCTGTGGCTGCACGGCGACGACGACCGCCTGGTCCCGCTCGCCGGGAGCCGCGTCGGTGTCGAGGAGCTCAGGGGCGGGACGTTCGCCGAGCGGATCTACGCCGGTGCCCGGCACGAGGTGTTCAACGAGACGAACAGGGCGGCGGTCTTCGCAGACGTGACGGACTTCATCGACGCCGTGCTCACACGCTGA
- a CDS encoding sulfite exporter TauE/SafE family protein, whose translation MDTMTLWHISGWGFAALAAAAVLVGFSKTAVSGANTVSLAIFAAVLPARASTGALLPILIAGDVLAVLTYRRHAHWPTLWRLFPAVAVGVVAGTLFLQWADDGIVRTSIGAILLFMAAVTLWRRRAADSTEEPDEVATRTGRVKARSYGVLGGFTTMVANAGGPVMSMYLLSAGFRKLGFLGTSAFFFLIVNVSKVPFSVGLGLIDGHSLLLDLALVAFVVPGAFLGKWAVNRINQRLFEQLVIAATIVGGVQLLVH comes from the coding sequence ATGGACACGATGACGCTCTGGCACATTTCCGGTTGGGGTTTCGCCGCGCTCGCCGCCGCGGCGGTGCTCGTCGGCTTCTCCAAGACGGCCGTGAGCGGTGCCAACACGGTCAGCCTCGCGATCTTCGCCGCCGTGCTGCCCGCCCGCGCCTCCACCGGCGCCCTGCTGCCGATCCTGATCGCCGGGGACGTGCTCGCGGTGCTCACCTACCGCCGGCACGCCCACTGGCCCACCCTCTGGCGCCTGTTCCCGGCGGTCGCGGTCGGCGTGGTCGCCGGCACGCTGTTCCTGCAATGGGCGGACGACGGGATCGTACGGACGTCGATCGGCGCGATCCTGCTGTTCATGGCCGCAGTGACGCTGTGGCGCCGTCGCGCGGCCGACTCGACCGAGGAACCCGACGAGGTCGCCACCCGGACGGGCCGCGTCAAGGCCCGTTCCTACGGCGTCCTCGGCGGCTTCACCACGATGGTCGCCAACGCCGGGGGCCCGGTGATGTCGATGTACCTGCTGTCGGCGGGCTTCCGCAAACTCGGCTTCCTCGGCACCTCGGCGTTCTTCTTCCTCATCGTCAACGTCTCCAAAGTGCCCTTCAGCGTCGGCCTCGGCCTGATCGACGGCCACTCGCTGCTGCTCGACCTCGCCCTCGTGGCGTTCGTCGTGCCCGGTGCGTTCCTCGGCAAATGGGCTGTGAACCGGATCAACCAGAGGCTCTTCGAACAGTTGGTGATCGCGGCGACGATCGTGGGCGGCGTACAGCTACTGGTCCACTGA
- a CDS encoding HAD-IIA family hydrolase yields MASVRAVLIDIDGVLTVSWEPLPGAVAALREVREAGFGVALVTNTTSRTRAAIASVLEGAGFAVSAQDILTAPAVTAAYLAEHCPGARCTLLNSGDISEDLPGVTLVGGESEDVDVVVLGGAGPEFGYAALNQAFAHLQRGARLVAMHRNVYWRTDDGLQLDSGAFLAGLEKAARTEAEVTGKPSPAFFEAALARLGVGADEALMVGDDIESDVLAAQRAGLTGVLVKTGKYLPETRRSASGTPDHVIESFADLPTLLGGSVDQ; encoded by the coding sequence ATGGCATCCGTGCGCGCGGTCCTGATCGACATCGACGGGGTTCTCACCGTGTCGTGGGAGCCGTTGCCGGGGGCGGTGGCGGCGTTGCGGGAGGTTCGGGAGGCCGGTTTCGGGGTCGCGCTGGTGACCAATACGACCTCGCGGACACGGGCGGCGATCGCCTCGGTGCTGGAGGGGGCGGGATTCGCCGTGTCGGCGCAGGACATTCTCACCGCGCCCGCGGTCACCGCCGCGTATCTGGCCGAGCACTGTCCCGGCGCGCGCTGCACCCTGCTGAACAGTGGGGACATCTCCGAGGATCTCCCGGGCGTCACGCTTGTGGGTGGCGAGTCCGAGGACGTCGATGTCGTCGTCCTCGGGGGTGCCGGGCCCGAGTTCGGCTACGCGGCGCTCAACCAGGCGTTCGCGCACCTCCAGCGCGGGGCCCGGCTGGTGGCGATGCACCGCAATGTGTACTGGCGTACCGACGACGGGCTCCAGCTCGACTCCGGGGCCTTCCTGGCCGGGCTGGAGAAGGCCGCCCGGACCGAGGCGGAGGTCACCGGCAAGCCGTCGCCCGCGTTCTTCGAGGCGGCGCTCGCACGGCTCGGGGTCGGGGCGGACGAGGCGCTGATGGTGGGGGACGACATCGAGTCGGACGTGCTGGCCGCGCAGCGCGCCGGACTCACCGGGGTGCTCGTGAAGACCGGCAAGTACCTCCCGGAGACCCGCCGCTCCGCCAGTGGCACGCCCGACCACGTGATCGAGTCCTTCGCGGACCTGCCGACGCTGCTGGGCGGGTCAGTGGACCAGTAG
- a CDS encoding SDR family NAD(P)-dependent oxidoreductase, which translates to MSGVVVIGGTSGIGREFARVRAERGDEVVITGRDAHRTDTAAKEIGARGLALDLARPKGIADALGEVGSVDHLVIAGISRDENRVTAYDIDAAIHLVTLKLVGYTAVVHALRSRLHDDSAVVLFGGQAKERPYPGATTVATVNAGVTGLMHTLVVELAPVRVNAIHPGVVGDSPHWRAKPEQVLAGVRARTPTGRLATVADVVDAVDFLLRNGSVNAVELSVDGGWLLG; encoded by the coding sequence ATGAGCGGCGTGGTGGTGATCGGCGGAACCTCGGGTATCGGCAGGGAGTTCGCCCGGGTGCGGGCGGAGCGCGGCGACGAGGTGGTGATCACCGGGCGCGACGCCCACCGCACCGACACCGCGGCCAAGGAGATCGGCGCCCGGGGGCTCGCCCTGGACCTCGCGCGGCCGAAGGGGATCGCCGACGCGCTGGGCGAGGTGGGGAGCGTCGACCACCTGGTGATCGCGGGCATCTCCCGGGACGAGAACCGGGTGACCGCGTACGACATCGACGCCGCCATCCACCTCGTCACCCTCAAGCTCGTCGGCTACACCGCCGTCGTGCACGCGCTGCGGTCCCGGCTGCACGACGACAGCGCCGTCGTGCTGTTCGGCGGACAGGCCAAGGAGCGGCCCTACCCGGGTGCGACGACGGTGGCGACCGTCAACGCCGGGGTGACCGGGCTGATGCACACCCTCGTCGTCGAACTCGCGCCCGTCCGGGTCAACGCGATCCACCCCGGAGTCGTGGGCGACAGCCCCCACTGGCGGGCCAAACCGGAGCAGGTCCTGGCGGGAGTGCGGGCCAGGACCCCGACCGGACGGCTCGCGACCGTGGCGGACGTGGTGGACGCCGTGGACTTCCTGCTGCGCAACGGCTCTGTCAACGCGGTGGAGTTGAGCGTGGACGGCGGGTGGCTGCTGGGGTGA
- a CDS encoding Dps family protein gives MTVVRSTLPDAAREAVGEALQSTLVDLLGVSLIGKQAHWNIVGPRFRSIHLQLDEVVATARSFSDTVAERAAALGLPPDGRPETIAAAYTLPGSKSGWIRDDEVVRLIVETLEAAIGRLRERIGATEKADPVTQDLLIGITAELEKQRWMFEAENWPRD, from the coding sequence ATGACTGTGGTGAGGAGCACCCTGCCCGATGCGGCCCGCGAGGCGGTCGGAGAGGCCCTGCAGAGCACTCTGGTGGATCTGCTCGGCGTGTCGCTGATCGGGAAGCAGGCGCACTGGAACATCGTGGGCCCGCGTTTCCGGTCCATCCACCTCCAGCTGGACGAGGTGGTGGCGACGGCCCGCTCGTTCTCCGACACGGTGGCGGAGCGCGCCGCAGCACTGGGCCTGCCGCCCGACGGCCGGCCGGAGACGATCGCCGCGGCCTACACGCTGCCCGGCTCGAAGAGCGGCTGGATCCGGGACGACGAGGTCGTCCGGTTGATCGTCGAGACGCTGGAGGCGGCCATCGGCCGGCTGCGTGAGCGCATCGGCGCCACCGAGAAGGCCGATCCGGTCACGCAGGATCTGCTGATCGGCATCACCGCGGAGCTCGAGAAGCAGCGCTGGATGTTCGAGGCCGAGAACTGGCCCCGGGACTGA
- a CDS encoding WhiB family transcriptional regulator, whose amino-acid sequence MEWLRRAACVGEDPELFFPVGTQGPALRDIAAAKRVCARCPVTPECLDLALSGGQTSGVWGGTCEQERDALLRDGMDHARRRSTV is encoded by the coding sequence ATGGAGTGGTTGCGTCGAGCGGCCTGCGTGGGAGAGGACCCTGAGCTGTTCTTCCCTGTGGGCACACAAGGCCCCGCGCTGCGGGACATCGCAGCGGCGAAGCGCGTGTGTGCCCGCTGCCCGGTCACCCCCGAGTGCCTCGACCTGGCGCTCAGCGGTGGGCAGACCTCGGGCGTGTGGGGAGGTACCTGCGAGCAGGAACGCGACGCGCTGCTCCGTGACGGCATGGACCATGCCAGAAGGAGGAGCACGGTATGA
- a CDS encoding DUF3140 domain-containing protein gives MTDALELDALWEDFHRAVNMTSQELAAWLRVSDADESTEPLPEHAGEPTGQHVLAILQKRRTDLTDDDIEVMYEVVDTVTAEADVENEPEAEQTVRRHRLMTLGHDPLRP, from the coding sequence ATGACCGACGCCCTCGAACTCGACGCGTTGTGGGAGGACTTCCACCGCGCGGTGAACATGACCTCGCAGGAACTGGCAGCCTGGCTGCGGGTGAGCGACGCCGACGAGTCGACGGAGCCGCTGCCGGAGCACGCGGGTGAGCCGACCGGGCAGCATGTCCTCGCGATCCTGCAGAAGCGGCGCACGGACCTGACCGACGACGACATCGAGGTGATGTACGAGGTCGTGGACACCGTCACCGCCGAGGCCGACGTGGAGAACGAACCCGAGGCCGAACAGACCGTGCGCAGGCATCGGTTGATGACGCTGGGGCACGACCCGCTCAGGCCGTAG
- a CDS encoding cobalt-precorrin-6A reductase encodes MAPHILILGGTTEARELAAVLTARPGVRVTTSLAGRVTRPGAVAGEVRIGGFGGAAGLADWMREEHVDALIDATHPFARAITAHAAQAAAATGVRTVVLRRPGWRPGPGDRWHQVDSLAEAAALLPGLGRRVFLTTGRMELAAFAHLSELHFVVRSVELPEPPMPPHTEVLLARGPFTVADESTLLYDHCIDVLVTKDSGGAATSAKLTAARELALPVVVVRRPPLPEGVGSVPDVAGVQRWLDRNSP; translated from the coding sequence ATGGCCCCCCACATCCTGATCCTCGGCGGCACCACCGAGGCCCGCGAACTGGCCGCCGTGCTCACGGCGCGGCCGGGAGTTCGGGTGACCACCTCTCTCGCGGGGCGGGTGACCCGGCCGGGCGCGGTCGCGGGGGAGGTGCGAATCGGGGGGTTCGGCGGAGCGGCGGGGTTGGCCGACTGGATGCGGGAGGAGCACGTCGACGCTCTGATCGACGCCACCCATCCCTTCGCCCGTGCGATCACCGCGCACGCGGCGCAGGCAGCTGCGGCGACCGGTGTGCGCACCGTGGTGCTGCGCCGCCCGGGCTGGCGCCCCGGACCGGGGGACCGCTGGCATCAGGTCGACTCCCTCGCTGAGGCCGCCGCGTTGCTGCCGGGCCTCGGTCGGCGAGTGTTCCTGACCACCGGCCGCATGGAGCTCGCCGCCTTCGCCCACCTCAGCGAACTGCACTTCGTCGTACGGTCGGTGGAGCTGCCCGAGCCGCCCATGCCCCCGCACACCGAAGTGCTCCTGGCCCGGGGCCCGTTCACGGTGGCCGACGAGTCGACGCTCCTCTACGACCACTGCATCGACGTCCTGGTGACCAAGGACAGCGGGGGAGCGGCCACGTCCGCCAAACTCACGGCCGCCCGCGAACTGGCCCTGCCCGTAGTGGTCGTACGCCGACCGCCCCTCCCGGAGGGGGTCGGCTCCGTGCCGGACGTGGCGGGAGTGCAGCGGTGGCTGGATCGCAACTCGCCGTGA
- a CDS encoding SAM-dependent methyltransferase yields the protein MTGTESAGRRIDTSRPHPARVYDWFLGGKDNYPVDEELGRRITAQGDAPRQARANRRFMERATRVAVREAGIRQFLDIGSGIPTEPNLHQIAQTAVPDARVVYVDNDPIVLAHAAALLHGTPEGATHYLQADAREPQRILQGASAVLDFEQPVALSLVALLHFISDEDGAQELVDTLVGALAPGSCLVLSAMTADFDPEKVNAGIAAYTASGVTLVARSHDEVSRLFKGLEVLEPGIVSLSRWRPDAREDGDPVSLYGAVGIKR from the coding sequence GTGACCGGGACCGAGTCGGCCGGCCGACGGATCGACACGAGCAGGCCGCATCCGGCCCGGGTGTACGACTGGTTCCTCGGCGGGAAGGACAACTACCCCGTCGACGAGGAGCTCGGACGGCGGATCACGGCCCAGGGGGACGCGCCCCGGCAGGCACGCGCCAACCGCCGGTTCATGGAGCGGGCCACGCGGGTCGCCGTACGGGAAGCGGGAATCCGCCAGTTCCTCGACATCGGCTCGGGCATCCCCACCGAGCCCAATCTCCACCAGATCGCCCAGACCGCGGTACCGGACGCGCGGGTGGTGTACGTCGACAACGACCCGATCGTCCTCGCCCACGCGGCAGCCCTGCTGCACGGCACGCCGGAGGGGGCGACGCACTACCTCCAGGCCGACGCGCGCGAGCCGCAGCGGATCCTCCAAGGGGCCTCCGCCGTCCTCGACTTCGAGCAGCCCGTCGCGCTGTCACTGGTCGCGCTGCTGCATTTCATCTCCGACGAGGACGGCGCGCAGGAGCTGGTGGACACGCTGGTCGGCGCGCTGGCACCGGGCAGTTGTCTGGTGCTGTCGGCGATGACGGCGGACTTCGATCCGGAGAAGGTGAACGCGGGCATCGCGGCGTACACGGCGAGCGGGGTGACCCTGGTGGCCCGCTCGCACGACGAAGTGAGCCGTCTCTTCAAGGGACTCGAGGTGCTGGAGCCGGGGATCGTGTCCCTGTCCCGGTGGCGTCCGGACGCTCGGGAGGACGGCGATCCCGTATCGCTGTACGGCGCGGTCGGCATCAAGCGCTGA